Part of the Lichenicola cladoniae genome is shown below.
CCGCTCAGTCTTCCGTCTCGTTTTGATCGGCGGAATAGCGGCCACTTGTTAACGTGTCGGATCCCAGGTCGGCGCCTCGTCAGACGAGAACTAGGCGCCGCCAGTTGTCACGATAGGGCAGGAGGTCCGCACAGGCATGCGGCATGACCGGGGAAAGGCCCGCCCGTGGCTTCGGATCGCATCCGAGCAGCGCCAGGGCGCCGCCGATCGTGCCCGACCGTCCGTCACCCGGATAGACCCGGCGCTGCGTGCCCAGCGCCGCCACCAGAGCGGGGAAGATCGGATTTTCCGCAAGCGGGCCCTCGATGATCAGGTCCCCGCGCGCACCCAGCGCATCCAGGGCATGATCGGTCAGCAAGGCGACATAGAGCGTCGCCAGGGCGGCGCGTTCGACCGGTGAGCGATCCCCCGCATCGACGACCGATCCCGCACGGCCGGAGAACGGGCCGGCCGGCGCGAAACTGGGGATCGCCATCGCGCCGCCGCGGAGGACGCTGTCGACGGCGGTGCTGGTCGGGACGGACATATCCCCCCCGGTGATGACGGCATACTCGCGCCCGCCCATGAAACGCGCCGTGCCGACGAGTTCGCCGAATGCGTCGACATTGCCGAGCATGTCGCGATCCTGATGCAGCCGCGCCGGGTCGACGCCATTGGCGAGCAGCACCGTCCAGGTTCCGCTGGAAACGACCGCAAACGGTTCCGTCCGTTGCCGCTGGACCCGATGCTGAAGGTAGGACGCATTGGAGTCGTGGATGCCGCACAAGACGACGCAGCGTGGGTCGAGGCCGGTAGCGGCAGCCATGGCGGGCGTCAGCGTGCCCAGCACGTCACCAGCTAGCCTCAGGGGCGCAAACCTCTGGGCCCAGCCTGAGAGGTTTGCCATCGGCGAGAACCGTGAGGTGGTGGGAACCCAGAGATCGGTGTGACAGCCGAGCGACGTGACTTCGCTCGCAAGAACACCGGACAAGCGCCACGCCCAGTATTGCGGATACGGCAGGATCCAGCGCACCGCCGCGAACAACTCCGGCAGCCGCGTCGCGGCATAATGGATCTGCCGGCCCATGTTGAGGCCGAGCGGCAATGACGGCGACAGCGTCAGTGCGAACGGATCGCGCAACGCCTCGTAGCCGGGGTTGTCGGCAAGGCGCGGATCCTCGTAATCCGGCGCAAGCAGAACATTGCCGCCCTGGTCGAGCATCACGCACGATGCACCATGCGCGACCGGCACGATCGCGCCGATTTTCTCGCGGTCCGGTGCATGTGCCAGCGCACCGCGCATCCAGCGCTCGAGCCCCTCGATATCGAGTTCGAGCAACGGGCCGCCAGTCCGTGGGGTGTTCGGTCGGCGTTCCGCGAACACCTCGCGTCCGTCGCGCATGTCGATGACGCTGAGCTTCGCGTTGCTCTTGCCTATATCGAGCACGGCAGCCAGGACAGCGCCGGGGAAAGGGGGCTGCACGGCGTCAGGCCATATGGAACATGCAGGGAAGATGCTCGGCCGGCGGGCCATTCGGACCGGGCGGCATCAGGTCGGCCATGTGTTGCCACCATCGCTGCATCACGGGATGAAGCGGGAGCTGGTCCATGGTGTGGCCGGGTGCGAGCGTCAGCACCGCGAACAGGCTGTCGGTCGGTTCATGCAGGAAGATGCTGTAGTCGCTGATCCCGGCTTCATGCAGAAGCGACACGAGGTCCGGCCAGATCGCGTCGTGTCGCTGCCGGTAGAGCGCCCCCTGCCCCTTGGCCAGCTCCATCCGGACCGCGATGCGGGTGCCGCCGCCATCGAGCACCGCGCCGCTCACCGGCGTCCTCCTGCCAGGCCGAAGCGCTTCAGCGCCGCCGGCACCGCCACCACGACGATCAGCATCGCGCCGGTCACCACCGACACCACGATGCCGGGCACATTCAGAAGTCCCAGCCCGAAATTCACCAGCCCCATCAGCAACGCGGCAAGGGCCACCCCGGCGATGGTGCCGACGCCGCCATCGATCGAGACGCCGCCCAGGATCACGATGGTGATGATGTCGAGCTCCCACCCCTGGCCGATCGACGGCCTGGTCGAGCCCAAGCGGGAAGTGAGCAGCACGGAGGCAAGCCCGGCGGCGACGCCGACCAGCACGAACAGGCCGAACCGGACCCGATCGACCGCAATGCCCGACATGCGCGACGCCACCGGATTGCTGCCGATCGCGATGATCCGTCGCCCGAGCGGCGTGTAGTGCAGCACCGCTCCTGCCACGACGCCCAGGCCGACAAACAGCACCAGTTCGATCGAGATCGGGCCGACAACATAACCCTGGCCAAACCAGCTGAACCCGGCGGGATAGGTCTTGAGCACGCCGTCACCCATGACCGCATAGGCGATGCCCCGGAACAGGGTCATCGTGCCGATGGTCGCCACGATCGACGGCACCTTCAGTCGCGCGATCAGCAAGCCGTTCAGGCAGCCGCAGGCGAGGCCGGCCGCCAGCGCACTCAGCACCACCAGGGGAAGCGGCAGCCCGGCCCGTGCGACCAGTCCCATGACGACCGAACACAGGGCGATCGTTCCGCCGACTGAGATATCGATCTCGCCGGCGATGATCACGAACGCCATCGCGAGCGCCACGATCG
Proteins encoded:
- a CDS encoding ABC transporter permease, with the translated sequence MKTGDLAIQGAATRTGGIFLHARKLFRWETLLLAAILIDFAINTVMSPYFLSLWTISDVAVSVTEKAIVALAMAFVIIAGEIDISVGGTIALCSVVMGLVARAGLPLPLVVLSALAAGLACGCLNGLLIARLKVPSIVATIGTMTLFRGIAYAVMGDGVLKTYPAGFSWFGQGYVVGPISIELVLFVGLGVVAGAVLHYTPLGRRIIAIGSNPVASRMSGIAVDRVRFGLFVLVGVAAGLASVLLTSRLGSTRPSIGQGWELDIITIVILGGVSIDGGVGTIAGVALAALLMGLVNFGLGLLNVPGIVVSVVTGAMLIVVVAVPAALKRFGLAGGRR
- a CDS encoding L-rhamnose mutarotase, which encodes MSGAVLDGGGTRIAVRMELAKGQGALYRQRHDAIWPDLVSLLHEAGISDYSIFLHEPTDSLFAVLTLAPGHTMDQLPLHPVMQRWWQHMADLMPPGPNGPPAEHLPCMFHMA
- a CDS encoding FGGY-family carbohydrate kinase translates to MQPPFPGAVLAAVLDIGKSNAKLSVIDMRDGREVFAERRPNTPRTGGPLLELDIEGLERWMRGALAHAPDREKIGAIVPVAHGASCVMLDQGGNVLLAPDYEDPRLADNPGYEALRDPFALTLSPSLPLGLNMGRQIHYAATRLPELFAAVRWILPYPQYWAWRLSGVLASEVTSLGCHTDLWVPTTSRFSPMANLSGWAQRFAPLRLAGDVLGTLTPAMAAATGLDPRCVVLCGIHDSNASYLQHRVQRQRTEPFAVVSSGTWTVLLANGVDPARLHQDRDMLGNVDAFGELVGTARFMGGREYAVITGGDMSVPTSTAVDSVLRGGAMAIPSFAPAGPFSGRAGSVVDAGDRSPVERAALATLYVALLTDHALDALGARGDLIIEGPLAENPIFPALVAALGTQRRVYPGDGRSGTIGGALALLGCDPKPRAGLSPVMPHACADLLPYRDNWRRLVLV